A window from Nitrosopumilus adriaticus encodes these proteins:
- a CDS encoding indole-3-glycerol phosphate synthase TrpC — MAENILRKLVNNSQMAINDGVYEIDADLQKSNKDFVQIIKTNQHATLLTEIKFASPSLGKIRTTSDPVSIASQMIAGGAKALSILTQPHLFNGSPEYFMKVRQAVDVPLLMKDIMIDKVQIDAAKKIGADYMLVIQSLFDQKFLKDIDDFISYGHKQGLEILLEVHTKEEFKNALKTEADIIGINNRNLDTLEIDLKTTEKVLEGYEKTRVILSESGIETPEDINYLKKLGADAFLIGSSIMKSDNIQEQVKKLVNAY, encoded by the coding sequence ATGGCAGAAAACATTCTAAGAAAACTCGTAAACAACTCTCAAATGGCAATTAATGATGGAGTGTATGAGATTGATGCAGATTTGCAAAAATCTAACAAAGACTTTGTACAAATCATTAAGACGAATCAACATGCAACGCTTTTAACAGAAATAAAATTTGCATCACCTTCACTTGGAAAGATCAGAACAACATCAGATCCTGTAAGTATTGCAAGTCAAATGATTGCGGGTGGGGCAAAAGCATTATCAATTTTGACTCAACCGCATCTGTTTAATGGCTCACCAGAATATTTTATGAAGGTAAGACAAGCAGTCGATGTACCCTTACTAATGAAAGACATCATGATTGATAAAGTTCAGATTGATGCTGCAAAGAAGATAGGAGCCGACTATATGCTGGTAATACAGTCACTATTTGATCAAAAATTCCTCAAAGATATCGATGATTTTATCAGTTATGGGCACAAGCAAGGACTCGAAATTCTCCTGGAGGTTCACACTAAAGAAGAATTTAAAAATGCACTAAAGACAGAAGCTGACATTATTGGAATCAATAACAGAAATCTAGATACGCTAGAAATTGATCTTAAGACCACAGAAAAAGTCCTTGAAGGATATGAAAAAACAAGAGTCATTCTATCAGAGAGCGGAATTGAGACACCAGAAGATATCAATTACCTAAAAAAATTAGGCGCAGATGCATTTCTGATTGGTTCTAGTATAATGAAAAGCGACAACATTCAAGAACAGGTAAAAAAATTGGTGAATGCATATTGA
- the trpA gene encoding tryptophan synthase subunit alpha, which produces MSKIKEKFAELERKNQKALISYIMAGFPNEKATILTVRGLVKGGVDIIELGFPFSDPLADGPVIQNASTVSLDKGTKINKFFSLVKKIRKETDTPLVLMTYTNILYHKGYSKFIKDAKRAGIDGFILPDMSVEESKEYIDAAKNNADTIFLISPNTSKRRIEKISKVSTGFLYLVAVFGTTGVKTGIKNYTLKAIKDVKKHTKGKIPIGVGFGVSTPDDVKKYINAGADAVIVGSAYLKLIEKTSQNKLESKIASFTKNLKKNTILKK; this is translated from the coding sequence ATGTCAAAGATTAAAGAAAAATTTGCAGAGTTAGAGAGGAAAAATCAGAAAGCGCTGATTTCATACATCATGGCAGGATTCCCAAATGAAAAAGCCACGATTTTAACTGTTAGAGGACTGGTAAAGGGAGGTGTTGACATAATTGAATTAGGATTTCCGTTTTCAGATCCATTAGCTGATGGCCCAGTAATTCAGAATGCAAGTACTGTCTCATTAGATAAAGGAACAAAGATTAACAAATTTTTTTCCCTAGTTAAAAAAATTAGAAAAGAGACAGATACGCCACTGGTACTAATGACATATACGAATATTTTGTATCATAAAGGATATTCAAAATTTATCAAAGATGCAAAAAGGGCAGGAATCGATGGATTTATCCTTCCAGACATGTCTGTTGAAGAATCAAAAGAGTATATTGATGCTGCAAAAAATAATGCAGATACAATATTTTTAATCTCTCCAAATACTTCAAAGAGAAGAATTGAAAAAATTTCCAAAGTTTCAACAGGGTTTTTGTATTTAGTAGCAGTGTTTGGCACAACAGGAGTCAAAACAGGAATTAAAAATTATACACTAAAGGCAATAAAAGATGTCAAAAAACATACAAAGGGAAAAATTCCCATAGGGGTAGGATTTGGGGTTTCAACGCCTGATGATGTAAAAAAATACATCAATGCAGGCGCAGATGCAGTGATTGTTGGCAGTGCATATCTAAAATTGATAGAGAAAACTTCTCAAAACAAACTAGAGTCAAAGATTGCATCATTTACAAAAAATCTAAAAAAGAACACAATTCTAAAAAAATAA
- the trpD gene encoding anthranilate phosphoribosyltransferase, whose product MISEIIAKLQQKTDLTYDQMNSVMTDILSGKTNDEQNAEFLSNLAQKGETDDELLGMLDKMQEYSLKVDTKNKGTVIDMCGTGGDKLQTFNVSTTASFVVAAAGGIVAKHGNRSSSGVSGSADIFEYFGYDLSLDPAQISEILLKHNICFMFAQKFHPAMKYVSNARKQLGRRTAFNLLGPLSNPAGVKNQLVGVFSTEFLDRLPAILKRKGAENIMTVRSDDGMDEFSTSAVNRVCILRDDKVLMNAIDPEVVGLHKSKLEDIQIKTREDAIKSFVGVLNNTANQAMIETTALNAAGGLIVANIADNFEEGVPIALDTIKDGKAFSLLEKFVADTGDISKLKEMI is encoded by the coding sequence ATGATTTCAGAGATTATTGCAAAACTGCAACAAAAGACAGATCTGACTTATGATCAAATGAACTCTGTCATGACCGACATTCTATCAGGGAAAACAAATGATGAGCAAAATGCAGAGTTTCTATCAAATCTTGCACAAAAAGGAGAGACAGACGATGAGTTATTGGGGATGCTAGATAAAATGCAAGAGTACTCGCTAAAAGTAGATACAAAAAACAAAGGAACTGTAATTGACATGTGCGGCACCGGAGGGGATAAACTCCAGACATTTAATGTATCAACCACTGCATCATTTGTAGTAGCTGCTGCAGGAGGAATTGTTGCAAAGCACGGAAATCGCTCAAGCTCAGGAGTTTCAGGAAGTGCAGATATTTTTGAATATTTTGGGTATGATTTGAGCCTAGATCCTGCACAAATTTCAGAAATATTGCTAAAGCACAACATCTGCTTTATGTTTGCACAAAAATTTCACCCTGCAATGAAGTACGTATCAAATGCAAGAAAGCAGTTAGGAAGAAGAACTGCATTTAATTTACTTGGGCCACTTTCAAATCCAGCTGGAGTAAAAAATCAGCTTGTGGGAGTTTTTTCAACAGAGTTTCTTGACAGATTACCTGCAATTCTAAAAAGAAAGGGTGCAGAAAACATTATGACAGTACGCTCAGATGACGGGATGGATGAATTCTCAACCAGTGCAGTTAATCGCGTATGCATTTTAAGAGATGACAAAGTTCTGATGAATGCAATTGATCCTGAAGTTGTAGGTCTGCATAAATCAAAACTAGAAGATATTCAAATTAAAACTAGAGAGGATGCAATAAAATCATTTGTGGGAGTTTTAAACAATACTGCAAATCAAGCAATGATTGAGACTACCGCACTTAATGCAGCAGGAGGTTTGATTGTTGCAAATATTGCAGATAATTTTGAAGAAGGAGTACCGATTGCATTAGACACAATTAAAGATGGTAAAGCATTTTCATTATTAGAGAAATTTGTTGCAGACACTGGAGATATTTCAAAATTAAAAGAGATGATATAA
- a CDS encoding sensor histidine kinase, whose protein sequence is MLIIAVMFAISLTFTITGMVSFDLTVQESKELLGSRNEGFAFNLIQNLDRHIENRLIDFQELTKTELIRTTLTESNKEFERIENIKAYLQLKEQEIEFTESNPFIGGISDVALTRDLLETIEFYRDEYGYEVVEELFVTNAYGANVALATGTSDYSQSDEEWWQQTKETGKYVGKIKFDENYQNYSIEFAYSIFDDDENFIGILKLLVTLDVLLNDFVQETDLLTISGRDVLLLDNDGTQIFANQEISLNNSPVFFFPTLQKGNDVGFFELDDEIDDFRLISYAQSTGYRTFEGFGWFVVIEQNSSSIVNEFVGLRNSIIGVSILGMIASIIGGFLISSNVSSPLKQLAIIADSISKGDFKIKTKPSKIDEINTIGKSFDDMAKNLQKLIRTEKELAEANVKLKNERLAAIGEVSASMAHNIKNPLATVKSSAEILQKNSKHDGELNGVIERMNRSIDTISHQINDVLNYVRVTPLDVKLISITELIQSAKNSIEIPDNVSFVIPQSEIKINADVEKLEIVFINIFLNAIQALGKDHGSISCTIEQKNSTAIIKIQNSGPDIPEDVLSHIFQPLVTSKQKGTGLGLSTCKNIIEQHKGTITAQNNPTCFIITLPLSLN, encoded by the coding sequence TTGCTAATAATTGCAGTAATGTTTGCAATATCACTTACTTTCACAATAACTGGAATGGTTTCATTTGATTTGACAGTACAGGAAAGCAAGGAATTGTTGGGTTCAAGAAATGAAGGATTTGCATTTAATTTAATTCAAAATTTAGACAGACACATAGAAAACAGGTTAATTGATTTTCAGGAATTAACAAAGACTGAATTAATTCGAACCACACTGACTGAATCAAATAAAGAATTTGAAAGAATTGAAAATATCAAAGCATATTTGCAACTAAAGGAGCAAGAGATAGAGTTTACCGAAAGTAATCCTTTCATTGGAGGCATTTCAGATGTTGCACTGACAAGAGATCTCTTGGAAACTATTGAATTCTATCGAGATGAATATGGTTATGAAGTAGTAGAAGAACTATTTGTTACAAATGCATATGGGGCAAATGTTGCACTGGCAACTGGGACATCAGACTATTCTCAAAGTGATGAAGAATGGTGGCAGCAAACAAAAGAGACAGGAAAATATGTTGGGAAAATTAAATTTGATGAAAACTATCAAAACTATTCCATAGAATTTGCATACAGTATATTTGATGATGATGAGAATTTCATTGGAATTTTAAAACTTTTAGTGACACTTGATGTATTGCTAAATGATTTTGTTCAAGAAACTGATCTTCTGACCATTTCTGGCAGGGATGTTTTGCTATTAGATAATGACGGTACACAAATTTTTGCAAATCAAGAAATCTCATTGAATAACTCTCCTGTGTTCTTTTTCCCAACCCTGCAAAAGGGAAATGATGTTGGATTTTTTGAATTAGATGACGAGATAGATGACTTTCGTTTGATCTCTTATGCACAATCAACTGGGTATAGAACTTTTGAGGGATTTGGATGGTTTGTTGTAATTGAGCAAAACAGCTCATCAATTGTTAATGAATTTGTAGGCTTGCGCAATTCCATAATTGGCGTATCAATTTTAGGCATGATTGCATCAATTATTGGCGGATTTTTGATATCAAGCAATGTCTCCTCTCCGCTAAAGCAACTGGCAATTATTGCTGATTCGATTTCAAAAGGTGATTTTAAAATTAAAACCAAACCTTCCAAAATTGATGAAATCAACACCATTGGAAAATCATTTGATGATATGGCAAAAAATTTGCAAAAATTAATTAGAACAGAAAAAGAGTTGGCCGAAGCAAATGTCAAATTAAAAAATGAGAGACTGGCAGCAATTGGAGAAGTGTCAGCAAGTATGGCTCATAACATAAAAAACCCGTTGGCAACTGTTAAAAGTTCAGCTGAAATTTTACAAAAAAACTCAAAACATGATGGTGAATTAAATGGTGTCATTGAACGAATGAATCGCTCCATTGATACTATATCGCATCAAATTAACGATGTGCTAAACTATGTACGAGTGACTCCATTAGATGTAAAATTAATCTCAATCACTGAATTGATACAATCTGCAAAAAATTCTATTGAGATTCCTGATAATGTTTCATTTGTAATTCCTCAATCTGAAATTAAAATAAATGCCGATGTTGAAAAATTAGAGATTGTTTTTATTAATATATTCTTAAATGCAATTCAGGCATTAGGAAAAGATCATGGCAGTATATCCTGTACTATCGAGCAAAAAAATTCAACTGCAATTATTAAAATTCAAAATTCTGGACCTGATATTCCTGAAGATGTCTTGTCTCATATTTTTCAGCCTCTTGTGACCTCAAAGCAAAAGGGAACTGGTTTGGGTCTATCCACATGTAAAAATATCATTGAGCAACATAAGGGTACTATTACTGCTCAAAACAATCCCACCTGCTTTATCATTACACTACCCTTATCGTTGAATTAA
- a CDS encoding anthranilate synthase component II, with product MKFLIIDNYDSFVYNIAQYLGELGVESKVIRNDKITLEQIKHNNYDGIIISPGPGTPEEKKYFGVCSDVIKEIGPTTPILGVCLGHQGIIHAFGGKVTNAGCVRHGKTSPVKHSNSELFQNVKNPFRATRYHSLVGDKTIIPDILQVTATAEDDGEVMGISHKKYLIQGVQFHPESIMTEDGKKILENFINQVKERKSGSK from the coding sequence ATGAAATTTCTAATTATCGACAATTATGATTCATTTGTATACAACATTGCACAGTATCTAGGGGAATTGGGAGTGGAAAGCAAAGTGATTAGAAATGACAAAATTACTTTAGAGCAGATAAAACATAACAACTATGACGGAATAATAATTTCTCCAGGGCCTGGAACTCCCGAGGAAAAAAAATATTTTGGAGTATGCTCAGATGTCATAAAAGAGATTGGGCCCACAACACCAATTCTTGGAGTATGTCTAGGACACCAAGGAATTATTCATGCGTTTGGCGGCAAAGTAACCAATGCAGGATGTGTTCGACATGGAAAGACTAGCCCGGTAAAGCATTCAAATTCAGAGTTATTCCAAAATGTAAAGAATCCATTTAGGGCAACAAGATACCATAGTTTAGTTGGAGACAAAACAATTATTCCAGATATTTTGCAAGTTACAGCAACAGCTGAGGATGATGGAGAAGTTATGGGGATTAGTCACAAAAAATATCTCATTCAAGGAGTTCAATTCCATCCAGAATCCATAATGACTGAAGACGGAAAAAAGATTCTAGAGAACTTCATAAATCAAGTAAAGGAGAGAAAATCAGGCTCAAAATGA
- a CDS encoding anthranilate synthase component I family protein, with amino-acid sequence MDTFGNAQAKVIPLDLSENQFQIYNKISRNYSHSFLFESLTGPEVLAETSVMGFDPKIILKGYSDKVEIISDGKTQTIQTTDPFSELKKLLGKSDDQSYRYLGGAVGVVNYDAIRLVEDIADSHNSKQPLMEFGIYDDGILYDNLHKKLFYFYHDENRFDKLRMNDDTFGEYHSSEVTPNMDKATFSEIVNKAKKYIHDGDIFQVVLSRKFAFKNQGDNLTLYKTLRKLNPSPYMYHLKQGTKTIIGASPEMLVRITNDKVETFPIAGTRKITDDEEKNKQLEEELINDEKELAEHTMLVDLGRNDIGRVCKYGSVHPESLMQIKRFSHVQHIVSHVVGNLAPENDMFDAFQAVFPAGTVSGAPKVRAMQIIDELETEARGPYAGAVGYFSYNGCCDFAIAIRSIFIDGDDGFVQSGAGIVSDSIAENEFKETEHKAGAMLQALKEASK; translated from the coding sequence GTGGACACCTTTGGAAATGCTCAAGCAAAAGTAATACCCCTAGATTTATCTGAAAACCAATTTCAAATTTATAATAAAATATCAAGAAACTATTCACATTCATTTCTCTTCGAGTCATTGACAGGACCAGAAGTTTTAGCTGAGACATCTGTGATGGGATTTGATCCAAAAATTATCCTTAAAGGGTATTCAGACAAGGTAGAGATAATTTCAGATGGTAAAACCCAAACCATTCAAACTACAGACCCGTTCTCAGAACTAAAAAAACTCTTAGGAAAATCAGATGATCAAAGTTATCGATATTTAGGCGGAGCAGTGGGCGTGGTAAACTATGATGCAATAAGATTAGTTGAAGACATTGCAGATTCGCACAATTCAAAACAACCACTAATGGAGTTTGGAATTTATGATGATGGCATACTCTATGATAATTTACACAAGAAATTATTCTATTTTTATCATGATGAAAATAGATTTGATAAATTAAGAATGAATGATGACACGTTTGGCGAGTATCACTCCAGTGAAGTAACACCGAACATGGATAAAGCAACTTTTTCAGAGATTGTAAACAAAGCAAAAAAATACATTCACGATGGAGACATATTTCAGGTAGTATTATCTAGAAAATTTGCATTCAAAAATCAAGGGGATAATCTAACACTATACAAAACTTTACGAAAACTAAATCCTTCACCATACATGTATCATTTAAAACAAGGAACAAAAACAATCATTGGTGCATCACCGGAAATGCTTGTTAGAATTACAAATGACAAAGTCGAAACATTTCCAATTGCAGGAACAAGAAAAATTACTGATGATGAAGAAAAAAACAAACAACTAGAAGAGGAATTAATTAATGATGAAAAAGAATTGGCAGAGCATACTATGTTAGTTGATTTAGGCAGAAATGACATAGGTCGAGTTTGCAAGTATGGAAGTGTTCATCCAGAATCATTAATGCAGATAAAACGATTCAGTCATGTCCAGCACATAGTTAGTCATGTAGTTGGAAATTTGGCTCCTGAAAACGACATGTTTGATGCGTTTCAAGCAGTATTTCCTGCAGGGACAGTGTCAGGTGCCCCCAAGGTTCGCGCAATGCAGATAATTGATGAGTTGGAGACAGAAGCCAGAGGGCCATATGCAGGTGCCGTGGGATATTTCTCATACAATGGATGCTGTGATTTTGCGATTGCAATTAGAAGTATATTCATCGACGGTGATGACGGATTTGTACAATCAGGTGCAGGAATTGTTTCAGATTCAATTGCAGAAAATGAATTCAAAGAAACAGAACACAAAGCTGGGGCGATGCTTCAAGCATTAAAGGAGGCATCAAAATGA
- the trpB gene encoding tryptophan synthase subunit beta, translating to MKYPKNGRFGEFGGKYIPETLVPAIEELEENYLKFKNDKNFKKELDYYLKVYAGRPTPLYYAKNLSEKLGGAKIYLKREDLLHGGAHKINNTLGQALLAKKMNKKRIIAETGAGQHGVATAMACAALGMKAEVYMGYKDTIRQKLNVFRMDLLGAKVHPVKSGSKTLKDAINEAIRDWITNVETTYYLLGSAVGPHPYPVMVRDFQSVIGEEIKVQMKKINNKAPDSVIACVGGGSNAIGTFYPLVDTNAEIIGVEAAGQGLKSKMHSATLSAGSKGVLHGMMTYLLQDEEGQITETHSISAGLDYPGVGPEHSYYKDTKRIKYHSATDVEVIDAFLLLTRTEGIIPALESAHAIAEAIKVAKKGKKSESIVVTLSGRGDKDVEEVQNYLNKNVKD from the coding sequence TTGAAATATCCTAAGAATGGCAGATTTGGAGAGTTTGGCGGAAAATACATTCCAGAGACACTCGTTCCTGCAATTGAAGAATTAGAGGAGAATTATCTTAAGTTCAAAAATGATAAAAATTTCAAAAAAGAACTAGACTATTATCTAAAAGTGTATGCAGGACGCCCTACTCCGTTATACTATGCAAAAAATTTATCAGAAAAACTTGGAGGAGCTAAAATCTATCTAAAGCGAGAAGACCTACTACACGGAGGGGCTCATAAAATTAACAATACACTAGGGCAAGCATTACTTGCAAAAAAAATGAACAAAAAAAGAATCATTGCAGAAACAGGTGCAGGGCAACATGGTGTAGCAACTGCAATGGCATGTGCAGCTTTGGGTATGAAAGCTGAAGTATACATGGGATACAAGGATACGATAAGACAAAAGCTTAATGTTTTTAGAATGGATTTACTTGGAGCAAAAGTGCATCCAGTAAAATCAGGTTCAAAGACTCTCAAAGATGCAATTAATGAAGCAATTCGAGATTGGATTACAAATGTAGAGACAACATATTATCTTCTTGGTTCAGCTGTGGGTCCACATCCTTATCCTGTCATGGTAAGAGATTTTCAAAGTGTGATTGGGGAGGAAATAAAAGTACAGATGAAAAAAATCAACAACAAAGCACCCGATAGTGTTATTGCATGTGTTGGAGGAGGCTCCAATGCAATAGGAACATTCTATCCACTAGTAGATACCAATGCCGAAATAATCGGAGTGGAGGCAGCAGGACAAGGGCTAAAATCAAAAATGCATTCAGCTACACTTTCTGCAGGCTCCAAAGGAGTTCTGCATGGAATGATGACATATCTTCTTCAAGATGAGGAAGGACAGATTACTGAAACACATAGCATTTCTGCAGGATTGGACTATCCAGGTGTCGGCCCTGAGCATTCATACTATAAGGATACAAAGAGAATAAAATACCACTCAGCAACAGATGTAGAAGTAATTGATGCATTCCTTTTGCTTACAAGGACAGAGGGGATTATTCCAGCTCTTGAATCAGCTCATGCAATTGCTGAGGCAATCAAAGTTGCAAAGAAAGGAAAGAAATCAGAGTCTATCGTAGTGACGCTTTCTGGAAGAGGAGACAAAGACGTAGAAGAAGTACAAAATTATTTGAATAAAAATGTCAAAGATTAA